In the genome of Luteitalea pratensis, the window GGTTTCCGGCCAGGCAAGGCGCCGGCGCACGTGGTCCGCAAGCGGTTTCGCGAGCAGATCATGCATGACGTCGCGCACGATCTCGTCCCGCGCCTCGTCGGCGACGCGCTTCGCGACAAGAACGTGCAGCCGGTGGACACCCCGAAGGTGCGCGACCTGCAGCTCGAGGAAGGCAAGCCGCTGACGTTCACGGCGGCCATCGAGACCGCGCCGCACGTGGAGCCGGGCGATCTGACCACCTTGACGGTCCAGCGTCCAGCGATGCCGGTTTCCGAGGACGACGTCGACAAGGCGCTGTCCCGGCTGCGCGACCGTCTGGCCAAGATGGAACCGGTCGAGGACCGCGGAGCCGAACAGGGCGACACGGTGGTCATGCACCTGTCGCGACGTCGGTTGACCGGCCCGCAGGGGGTCGACATCGAGCCGGAGGCCCCGGAGAAGCACGACGGCGTGTCTGCCGAGATTGGCGCCGCGGCCAATCCCCCGGGATTCGACGAGGGCCTGCTGGGGGTGACACCCGGCACACAGAAGACCTTCGAGGTCGTCTTCCCGTCTGACTTCGAGGTGGCGGAGATGGCGGGGGCTCGCGTGGAGTACGACGTCAACGTCACCGCCCTGCGCCGCCGGATCCTGCCGGCCCTCGACGACGAGTTCGCGAAGGACCTGGGCGAATTCGGGACCCTGGCCGATCTGCGGGGGCGCGTCCGCGAGGATCTGGAGCAGGATGCAGAACGGGAGCGGACGCGGCGGATGCGGCAGCAGCTGCTCGAGCAGCTGGCCGGCCGCATGACCGGCGAGGTCCCCGAGGGCATGGTGGCGCGGGAAGTGGACCGCCGCGTCGAGGAATTTGCCCGACGGCTGATGGACCAGGGCATGGATCCGCGGCAGGCGGCCATCAACTGGGACGAATTCCGCACCCAGCAGCAGGAACCGGCGGTGGCGACCGTGAAGAGCGTGCTGGTGCTCGACGCGATCGCGGCGCAGGAGCAGCTCGAGGTATCGGAAGACGACCTGGATGCCGATATTTCTGGTTATGCCACCCGCGCTGGCCGTTCGCTGGCTGAAGTGAAGGCGCAACTGGCGCAGCAGGACCAGCTGGAGAGCATCCGGACGGGGCTGCTGCGGGAGAAGGCGGTTTCGCACGCCATGTCGCGTGCTACGATCGCGGGTGCGTGAGTCACGCGCCCGCCTCGCCCCCCTCCACTGGACGACGACTCGACTGCCCGGCAAGCCGGGTGCGGGCAACCTGCCTGCGGCCCCCGGGACGCAGGCCACGAGGCCGAATTCACCCATGATTGATCCGCGCATGCAGCTGGTCCCGATGGTGGTCGAGCAGACCAACCGGGGGGAGCGCGCGTACGACATCTTTTCGCGCCTGCTGAAGGACAGCATCATCTTCATCGGCACACCGATCGACGACGCCGTCGCGAGCCTGGTGATTGCCCAGTTGCTGTTCCTCGAGGCCGAGGACCCGGAGCGGGACATCCTGCTCTACATCAACAGCCCGGGCGGCTCGATTACCGCCGGCCTGGCGATTTACGACACGATGCAGTACATCCGCCCCGATGTGTCGACCTACTGCCTGGGGCAGTGTGCGTCGTTCGGCGCAGTGCTGCTGGCCGGGGGCGCCAAGGGCAAGCGGTACGCATTGCCCAACTCGCGGATCCTGATTCACCAGCCGTGGGTTCAGGGCGGCGTCGGCGGCCAGGCCACCGACATCGACATCCATGCGAAGGAAATCCTGCGGATGCGGCACCGCCTCAACGAGATCCTCGCGGATCACTCGGGGCAGCCGATCGAGCGCCTCCAGGCCGATACCGAGCGCGACTACATCATGTCGGCCGAGCAGGCGCGCGAGTACGGTATCATCGACGATGTCCTCCGCAAGCGCAGCTGACCACCGCGCGAAGGCCGCGATGCCGCGGCCCGCGACACGCCGGTGAGGCAGACGGGTTCGATCCCATGGTGAAGAAGAACGGCGAGAACGAAGTGCTGCGGTGCTCGTTCTGCAACAAGGACCAGAACGACGTCCGCAAGCTGATTGCCGGCCCGACCGTCTTCATCTGCGACGAGTGTGTCGAGGTCTGCAACGACATCATCGCGGACGACAACCGCTTCGAGGCCAAGGGCACGCGCTCGTCGCTGCCGACGCCGCAGGAAATCAAGAAGTTCCTGGACGAGTACGTGATCGGCCAGGAGCAGACCAAGAAGCGCCTGGCAGTGGCGGTCTACAACCACTACAAGCGGATCGAGATCAGCAAGCAGTCGAA includes:
- the tig gene encoding trigger factor; the protein is MKVELTDVSETKKTLTVEVPPEVVDTEITRVTQGYARQARIPGFRPGKAPAHVVRKRFREQIMHDVAHDLVPRLVGDALRDKNVQPVDTPKVRDLQLEEGKPLTFTAAIETAPHVEPGDLTTLTVQRPAMPVSEDDVDKALSRLRDRLAKMEPVEDRGAEQGDTVVMHLSRRRLTGPQGVDIEPEAPEKHDGVSAEIGAAANPPGFDEGLLGVTPGTQKTFEVVFPSDFEVAEMAGARVEYDVNVTALRRRILPALDDEFAKDLGEFGTLADLRGRVREDLEQDAERERTRRMRQQLLEQLAGRMTGEVPEGMVAREVDRRVEEFARRLMDQGMDPRQAAINWDEFRTQQQEPAVATVKSVLVLDAIAAQEQLEVSEDDLDADISGYATRAGRSLAEVKAQLAQQDQLESIRTGLLREKAVSHAMSRATIAGA
- the clpP gene encoding ATP-dependent Clp endopeptidase proteolytic subunit ClpP; its protein translation is MQLVPMVVEQTNRGERAYDIFSRLLKDSIIFIGTPIDDAVASLVIAQLLFLEAEDPERDILLYINSPGGSITAGLAIYDTMQYIRPDVSTYCLGQCASFGAVLLAGGAKGKRYALPNSRILIHQPWVQGGVGGQATDIDIHAKEILRMRHRLNEILADHSGQPIERLQADTERDYIMSAEQAREYGIIDDVLRKRS